A single region of the Acidobacteriota bacterium genome encodes:
- a CDS encoding helix-turn-helix transcriptional regulator codes for MAHLTPRDAARALGISYPTIKQWIYNGKLKTVKTAGGHHRIPESELDRLLPRAEKSDKKKASRRAGFRHISGRNQLIGRVVEIKIDGLMAQVRLSIGGQHITSIITAEAVRELRLKKGDTAAALIKSTEVMILRP; via the coding sequence ATGGCACACCTTACGCCCCGCGATGCCGCCCGCGCGCTTGGCATCAGCTATCCCACCATCAAGCAGTGGATCTACAACGGGAAACTAAAGACGGTGAAGACTGCCGGCGGACACCACCGCATCCCCGAATCGGAACTCGACCGCTTGCTGCCCCGCGCCGAGAAGAGCGACAAGAAGAAGGCCAGCCGGCGCGCAGGGTTCCGCCATATCAGCGGACGCAATCAACTCATCGGCCGCGTGGTGGAGATCAAGATCGATGGACTGATGGCGCAGGTGCGTCTCTCCATCGGCGGCCAGCACATCACCAGCATCATCACCGCCGAAGCGGTGCGCGAGCTGCGTCTGAAGAAGGGTGACACCGCGGCCGCGCTCATCAAG
- a CDS encoding efflux RND transporter periplasmic adaptor subunit, which produces MLTKRNLLILAAIVAAIAIFAAFKFRGTADQQYFSAKVEKGDIRQMVDATGTINAVTTVQV; this is translated from the coding sequence ATGCTGACGAAACGCAATCTTCTGATCCTGGCGGCGATAGTGGCGGCGATCGCCATATTTGCCGCCTTCAAGTTCCGCGGCACAGCCGACCAGCAGTACTTCAGCGCGAAGGTGGAGAAGGGCGACATCCGCCAGATGGTAGACGCCACCGGCACCATCAACGCCGTTACCACGGTGCAGGTG